In the Bacillus shivajii genome, one interval contains:
- the istA gene encoding IS21 family transposase yields the protein MIHYRKILELHDEGISLRGITASTGNSRQKVTEVINLAEKKGLVCPLEEEMTDKWIEEFLFPEKTLEASGRQPLNFDYIHEELAKPNVTLSLLHHEYEAECRANQKIPYSYRSFLRHYSRYADKYKATLRIRRKPGEIMEVDWAGSTAFIIDRDTGEKVKTYVFVATLPCSQFSYAEATLSMDSQSWITAHNNAYKYFGGSTQIVVPDNLKTSVTKHTTRELILNPTYREMADYYNTVVMPARVRTPKDKASVEGSVGVISTWIIAALRNTHCFSIDELNEEVRKKLDEFNQRPFTRKKGSRLSAFEEEEKFALSPLPVAPYKMSEWKKTKVRPDYHLSIESMFYSVPYEYINREVEVKLSDHLVEVFFNHMRVASHKRLYGKFGQSSTIRDHMPDNHKLYVDQTPEAAMEWAETIGASTLSVIRYLLDTSQNEKQALQSIFSLKKAERRYTKYEIERACKMVISMTKRPTVKSIQTILKNNKKNDAEQELKRQTDISKNNHGFTRGASYYGGTGK from the coding sequence ATGATTCATTATCGAAAGATATTGGAATTGCACGATGAGGGGATCAGCCTTAGGGGCATTACCGCAAGTACAGGTAACTCTCGTCAAAAAGTAACAGAGGTAATTAACCTAGCCGAAAAAAAGGGTTTGGTTTGTCCGTTAGAGGAAGAAATGACGGATAAATGGATTGAGGAGTTTCTTTTTCCAGAGAAAACATTAGAAGCTTCAGGCCGGCAACCATTGAACTTTGATTATATTCATGAAGAGTTGGCCAAGCCTAATGTGACACTTTCACTTCTTCATCATGAGTATGAAGCTGAATGTCGAGCGAATCAAAAGATTCCTTATTCGTACCGGAGTTTCTTGCGTCACTATAGTAGGTACGCAGACAAGTATAAAGCTACATTGCGTATACGCAGAAAACCAGGCGAGATAATGGAAGTTGATTGGGCAGGGTCCACAGCCTTCATCATTGATAGAGATACTGGGGAGAAGGTTAAAACGTATGTTTTCGTTGCGACACTACCGTGTAGTCAATTCTCCTATGCGGAAGCAACCTTATCGATGGATTCACAGTCATGGATTACTGCTCACAATAATGCGTATAAGTATTTTGGAGGCTCTACGCAAATTGTAGTACCAGACAATCTTAAAACGAGTGTGACAAAACATACCACTCGTGAATTGATTTTAAATCCTACTTATAGGGAAATGGCTGACTACTACAATACGGTTGTAATGCCTGCACGGGTTCGTACCCCAAAAGATAAGGCAAGTGTTGAAGGGTCTGTTGGAGTTATCTCTACATGGATTATCGCAGCATTAAGAAATACACATTGTTTTAGTATTGATGAATTGAACGAGGAAGTTCGGAAGAAATTAGATGAATTTAATCAGCGTCCTTTTACTAGAAAAAAAGGATCTCGTTTATCAGCATTTGAAGAAGAGGAGAAATTTGCCCTTTCTCCCCTTCCAGTTGCACCATATAAAATGTCTGAATGGAAAAAAACAAAAGTACGTCCTGATTATCATCTTTCCATCGAGAGCATGTTTTATTCTGTACCCTACGAATATATTAATCGAGAAGTAGAGGTGAAGCTTTCAGATCACCTCGTTGAAGTCTTTTTCAATCATATGCGTGTGGCATCACATAAACGATTATACGGGAAGTTTGGACAATCTTCCACCATTCGTGATCACATGCCTGATAATCATAAGTTATACGTGGATCAAACGCCAGAGGCTGCAATGGAATGGGCTGAAACTATCGGAGCATCAACCTTGAGCGTCATACGCTATCTTTTAGATACTTCACAAAATGAAAAACAGGCATTACAGTCCATATTTTCATTGAAAAAGGCTGAGCGCCGTTACACTAAATATGAAATTGAACGTGCATGTAAAATGGTCATTTCTATGACTAAAAGACCAACGGTCAAAAGTATTCAAACGATTTTAAAGAACAATAAAAAAAATGATGCCGAGCAAGAATTGAAACGCCAAACAGATATCAGCAAAAATAATCATGGCTTCACGCGAGGAGCTTCTTACTACGGGGGAACGGGTAAATGA
- a CDS encoding small acid-soluble spore protein H has translation MDAQRAQQISSSQSMANVTYNGQAVYIEHVDQQQGVATIHPLDNPEQKQSVSIDSLMEQ, from the coding sequence ATGGACGCACAACGCGCACAGCAAATTTCTTCTTCTCAATCAATGGCAAATGTCACTTATAATGGACAAGCGGTTTATATTGAGCATGTTGACCAACAACAAGGTGTTGCAACAATTCACCCTCTTGATAATCCAGAACAAAAACAAAGTGTTTCAATAGACAGCTTAATGGAGCAGTAG
- a CDS encoding IS4 family transposase has product MDKITRKTSFGQWFSPINLRLFNEQVKTLKLDFYTKKLTTESFLKLLLYAQLEEVESLHALSDCLFDDQLQKGIDLDSISISQLSRRLNGMNPDLFQQLFLDLVGQIHAKTHYTKLIMPLKIVDSSTMPLNLTNHRWAKFRKTKAGVKLHLRLVFMEKGVSYPEKALITTAKEHDRNQLEVMVDDKECMYVFDRGYLDYERFDRMTDDGYFFLSRLRKNAVIRVVDDFILPKESSVLSDQMVLIGTTQNRAENYFRLLKVIDSKGNELQLITNRFDLSAEEISEMYKSRWAIELFFKWIKQHLRVKKFYGQSEWAIQNQIFIALIVYCLHVLAQIETNSRIKTLQISRYLRAALWKSAHIWLRKIEGKAIP; this is encoded by the coding sequence ATGGATAAGATTACACGAAAAACTTCATTTGGACAATGGTTTTCACCAATAAATCTTCGATTATTTAATGAACAGGTGAAAACATTGAAATTAGATTTTTATACAAAGAAACTTACGACAGAATCATTCTTGAAATTATTACTATACGCACAGCTAGAAGAGGTAGAAAGTCTCCATGCACTGAGTGATTGTCTCTTTGATGATCAACTACAAAAAGGGATTGATCTTGATTCCATCAGTATTTCTCAGCTTTCACGACGATTGAACGGCATGAATCCAGATTTATTTCAACAGCTATTTTTGGATTTAGTTGGGCAAATACATGCCAAAACACATTACACGAAACTCATTATGCCATTAAAGATCGTTGATTCAAGCACCATGCCGTTGAATTTAACGAATCATAGATGGGCAAAATTCCGCAAAACAAAAGCTGGTGTGAAGTTACATTTGCGACTAGTTTTTATGGAAAAAGGAGTTTCATACCCTGAAAAAGCCTTGATTACAACAGCGAAGGAACACGATCGTAATCAGCTGGAAGTCATGGTTGATGACAAAGAGTGCATGTACGTGTTTGACCGTGGTTATCTCGACTATGAACGCTTCGATCGTATGACTGACGATGGCTACTTTTTCCTGTCAAGGCTAAGGAAGAACGCTGTGATACGGGTAGTTGACGACTTTATACTACCTAAAGAATCATCTGTTTTATCCGATCAAATGGTCTTGATTGGAACAACGCAAAATCGTGCTGAAAATTACTTTCGTCTTTTAAAAGTGATTGATTCTAAAGGGAATGAACTGCAACTGATCACCAATCGATTTGATTTAAGCGCCGAAGAAATTTCAGAGATGTATAAATCACGCTGGGCAATCGAATTGTTTTTCAAGTGGATAAAGCAACATCTCAGAGTCAAGAAGTTCTATGGGCAAAGCGAATGGGCAATCCAAAACCAAATATTTATTGCACTGATTGTTTATTGTCTGCATGTACTCGCTCAAATTGAGACAAATAGTAGGATAAAAACCTTGCAAATTAGCCGTTATTTAAGGGCTGCATTGTGGAAATCAGCGCATATTTGGCTTCGAAAGATTGAAGGGAAAGCCATCCCTTAA
- a CDS encoding XTP/dITP diphosphatase, translated as MNVKQVFIATKNQGKVNEFAAFFENKGITVKSLSDLDEDIDVIEDGTTFEENAIKKAETIGKRINQAVISDDSGLEVDALGGKPGIYSARFAGNEKDDHANNEKLLHELKGLPEEERQARFVCVLAVYIPGKQTKTVRGTCEGMIAKEFSGDHGFGYDPIFYLPHSNKTMAQLEKQEKNKISHRANALNILTHQWDEWIES; from the coding sequence ATGAATGTAAAACAAGTTTTTATAGCAACGAAAAACCAAGGGAAAGTGAATGAATTTGCAGCTTTCTTTGAAAACAAAGGAATTACTGTCAAGTCTCTATCAGACCTTGACGAGGATATTGATGTAATAGAAGACGGTACAACTTTTGAGGAGAATGCAATCAAAAAGGCAGAAACGATCGGAAAAAGGATTAATCAAGCTGTCATCTCTGATGACTCTGGACTAGAGGTTGATGCCCTTGGTGGAAAACCAGGGATTTATTCTGCGAGATTTGCGGGTAATGAAAAAGATGACCATGCAAATAATGAAAAGCTTTTACACGAGTTAAAAGGCCTTCCAGAAGAAGAACGTCAAGCGAGATTCGTATGTGTACTGGCCGTTTATATTCCAGGCAAACAAACAAAAACGGTACGTGGAACGTGTGAAGGAATGATTGCGAAAGAGTTTTCCGGTGATCACGGTTTTGGGTATGACCCTATTTTTTATTTACCGCATTCAAACAAAACGATGGCACAATTAGAAAAACAAGAAAAAAATAAAATTAGTCACCGTGCCAATGCATTAAACATTTTAACTCATCAATGGGATGAATGGATCGAATCATAA
- a CDS encoding GerMN domain-containing protein, with translation MRRLTKKSTWLLVGLAGAVTLSACGADPVDETFEEMDMDPPQINYLDEDEELDLEVMEEGIEAMEEEVEDEIGEPWSTEEGVDEKGGAVDDDVVEETAMSELYLVDRNGLVAPQTFNLPASENDVAQKVSYLIQGGPISEMLPNGFQAVLPPGTEVINATVNQGVATINFNEEFADYRPEHELQVLQSLTWTVTQMEGVDRVRIQMDGEDVEEMPQRGTPIVEGYTRAHGINLEMSDHADISSTTSLVVYFLAQDSEQTYYVPVTRRVDQQADPYEAVMAELLKGPDMMSNLLTDFRQEVELVSEPVLQNGTLTLNFNEAVLSQMQGTAMSENVLNMIVLSMTEQNDVENVSVQVDSESTVLVSTGETLTEPVSRPSMVNTGEY, from the coding sequence ATGCGTCGCCTAACAAAAAAATCAACGTGGCTGCTCGTTGGTCTAGCTGGGGCAGTAACACTCAGCGCATGTGGTGCTGATCCAGTCGACGAAACGTTTGAAGAGATGGATATGGATCCGCCACAAATAAACTATCTCGACGAAGATGAAGAGTTGGATCTTGAAGTGATGGAAGAGGGAATTGAAGCAATGGAAGAAGAAGTTGAAGATGAGATAGGAGAACCTTGGTCTACTGAAGAAGGAGTAGATGAAAAAGGTGGAGCTGTTGATGATGATGTAGTTGAAGAAACAGCGATGTCAGAGCTTTATTTAGTTGACAGAAATGGGTTAGTCGCACCACAAACATTTAATTTACCGGCGTCTGAAAATGATGTTGCACAAAAAGTATCATACTTAATACAAGGTGGACCAATTTCAGAGATGTTACCAAATGGTTTCCAAGCCGTATTACCACCTGGTACAGAAGTAATTAATGCTACAGTTAATCAAGGGGTTGCTACAATTAATTTTAATGAAGAATTTGCAGATTACCGTCCGGAACACGAACTTCAAGTTTTACAATCATTAACATGGACAGTAACGCAAATGGAAGGTGTTGACCGAGTAAGAATCCAAATGGATGGGGAAGATGTCGAAGAAATGCCTCAACGAGGTACGCCAATTGTAGAAGGATATACTCGTGCGCACGGGATCAACTTAGAAATGAGTGACCATGCGGACATTTCTTCAACGACATCTCTTGTTGTTTACTTCCTTGCTCAAGATAGTGAGCAAACGTATTACGTTCCAGTGACACGTCGTGTTGATCAACAAGCTGATCCTTATGAAGCTGTGATGGCTGAATTGTTAAAAGGGCCGGACATGATGTCGAACCTTCTAACAGACTTCCGTCAAGAAGTGGAACTTGTTTCTGAGCCTGTTCTTCAAAATGGAACCTTGACGTTGAACTTTAATGAGGCTGTATTAAGTCAAATGCAAGGAACGGCAATGTCTGAAAATGTGTTAAATATGATCGTCCTTTCAATGACAGAACAAAATGACGTTGAAAATGTATCTGTACAAGTTGATTCAGAAAGTACTGTACTTGTAAGTACTGGAGAAACTCTTACAGAACCCGTATCAAGACCAAGCATGGTTAATACAGGAGAATATTAA
- a CDS encoding YitT family protein produces MTKLFEYVILTCGSIIVAAGLELILAPNDLVDGGVTAIAIMSNAVWELPIWAVFLALNIPALLFAAKYMGRKFVIRTLYANVITSIGLAWMAPMLPITTSEVLIVLYGGFLLGIGIGLVVKLGGAIDGTEMIAIWINKKYHIPFSTFLFAINAIILSIAAFIFSLEQAMFSVAIFFIVSKTIDFVLDGLNQEKSITIISDKPEEIGEMLIKDLDVQLTYLYGEGGYLREQTKVIYCITNRFMYPKLKEKVLSVDRNAVLEASMVNETAGIKHKRFNRF; encoded by the coding sequence ATGACAAAGCTTTTTGAATACGTTATTTTAACATGTGGTTCGATTATTGTAGCTGCCGGACTTGAACTAATCCTAGCTCCGAATGACCTCGTTGATGGAGGTGTAACAGCAATAGCGATTATGTCGAACGCGGTGTGGGAATTACCTATTTGGGCCGTGTTTCTTGCTTTAAATATTCCAGCCTTACTATTTGCAGCAAAGTATATGGGAAGAAAGTTCGTGATTCGGACATTGTACGCGAACGTTATAACGAGTATCGGCTTGGCGTGGATGGCTCCAATGCTTCCTATTACAACATCTGAAGTATTAATTGTGTTATATGGTGGTTTCTTACTAGGTATAGGCATCGGATTAGTGGTTAAATTGGGTGGTGCAATTGACGGTACTGAAATGATTGCGATTTGGATTAATAAAAAATACCATATTCCGTTTAGCACATTTTTGTTTGCAATTAATGCAATCATATTATCCATAGCGGCTTTTATTTTTTCTTTGGAGCAAGCGATGTTCTCCGTTGCGATTTTTTTTATCGTTTCTAAAACGATTGATTTTGTATTGGACGGGTTAAATCAAGAGAAGTCGATTACAATTATTTCAGACAAACCTGAAGAAATCGGAGAAATGTTAATTAAGGATTTAGATGTGCAACTGACATATTTATATGGTGAAGGTGGTTATTTAAGAGAGCAAACAAAAGTCATTTACTGTATAACGAACAGGTTTATGTATCCTAAACTTAAAGAAAAAGTACTCTCTGTTGACCGAAATGCGGTATTAGAAGCTTCGATGGTAAATGAAACGGCAGGTATTAAACATAAAAGGTTTAATCGTTTCTAA
- a CDS encoding DoxX family membrane protein: MFMDFLRNNSIAAGILAVLRVYLGWQWMTAGWSKVTGGFDASGYLNGVVNNEAVIEQYPTYHAFIEGFALPNAGVFSFMVAWGELLVGIGLLLGILTTAAVFFGMIMNFAFMFAGTISSNPFLVLISIFVIAAGYNAGRYGGDRWVIPYIRQVIFKKNASAQSAA, encoded by the coding sequence ATGTTTATGGACTTTTTAAGAAATAATTCAATCGCAGCGGGGATTTTAGCAGTATTACGTGTGTATTTAGGGTGGCAATGGATGACAGCAGGTTGGTCAAAAGTAACTGGCGGTTTTGATGCATCTGGTTATTTAAATGGTGTTGTGAATAACGAAGCCGTTATCGAGCAATATCCAACGTATCACGCATTCATTGAGGGCTTTGCTTTACCGAATGCTGGGGTATTTAGTTTCATGGTCGCTTGGGGAGAGCTTTTAGTAGGAATAGGCTTACTGTTAGGGATCTTAACAACAGCAGCTGTTTTCTTCGGAATGATTATGAACTTCGCATTCATGTTTGCAGGAACAATATCATCAAATCCATTCTTAGTATTAATCAGTATCTTTGTCATCGCAGCAGGATACAACGCAGGTCGCTACGGTGGAGACCGTTGGGTAATTCCTTACATCCGACAAGTGATCTTTAAGAAAAATGCATCAGCACAATCCGCAGCTTAA
- the rph gene encoding ribonuclease PH, translating to MRPDNRETNELRSVEIKPNYIKHPEGSVLISFGDTKVICSASIEDRVPPFLRNQGKGWITAEYSMLPRATEQRNIRESSKGKLTGRTMEIQRLIGRALRSVVDLDVIGERTIWIDCDVIQADGGTRTASITGAFIAMSLAFEKLINEKTLQKNPIKDYLAAISVGIDEKNGAILDLNYIEDSEANVDMNVIMTGNGEFVEIQGTGEEATFSRKQLNEMLDLAEKGIYELFAMQKEAIGEFAEKIGDLPVKEENEEATS from the coding sequence ATGCGTCCAGACAATCGCGAAACAAATGAGTTAAGAAGCGTAGAAATCAAACCAAATTATATTAAACACCCAGAAGGATCGGTGTTAATTTCATTTGGTGATACAAAGGTGATTTGTTCAGCTAGTATCGAAGATCGTGTTCCGCCATTTTTACGTAATCAAGGTAAAGGCTGGATCACAGCGGAATATTCAATGCTTCCACGAGCAACAGAACAGCGTAATATTCGTGAATCATCAAAAGGGAAGCTAACAGGAAGAACGATGGAAATTCAACGATTAATCGGAAGAGCACTCCGTTCTGTCGTTGATTTAGATGTAATTGGCGAACGTACCATTTGGATTGACTGTGATGTCATTCAAGCTGACGGTGGTACAAGAACGGCATCGATTACTGGAGCATTTATTGCGATGTCGCTTGCTTTTGAAAAACTAATCAATGAAAAAACATTGCAAAAGAACCCAATAAAAGATTATTTAGCCGCTATTTCAGTTGGTATTGATGAGAAAAATGGTGCCATTTTAGACTTGAATTATATTGAAGACTCAGAAGCGAATGTTGATATGAATGTTATTATGACAGGAAACGGTGAGTTCGTTGAGATTCAAGGAACTGGAGAGGAAGCAACGTTTTCTCGAAAGCAGCTAAACGAAATGTTAGACCTTGCTGAAAAGGGGATTTATGAATTATTTGCTATGCAAAAAGAAGCAATCGGTGAGTTTGCAGAAAAAATTGGTGATTTACCTGTGAAAGAAGAAAATGAGGAAGCAACGTCATGA
- a CDS encoding dicarboxylate/amino acid:cation symporter gives MKLIGKLVIGIIAGILIGLLNINFVTQFFVTIKDIFGQFIGFIIPFIILFFIAAGVSKLGNKSGKMVGATVGTAYASTILAGIFAFIIAITVMPLINATERSVPEEGSGVEGFLALEIEPLMGVITALAMAFLFGIGIAKTNSQSLMKIFDEGKNIIDLVISKVIIPFLPVYIAGIFVELAAEGAVFDTLQVFGVVLLVAIISHWLWITIQFVTAGTLTKQNPFALMKNMLPAYFTGLGTMSSAATIPVTLKQTKKNNVREDVANFGVPLCATIHLSGSVITIVACAVAVMHVLGDYTVPTFGEMLPVIMMLGIIMIAAPGVPGGAIMAALGVLTTMLGFGEAAMGLMIALYMAQDSFGTATNVTGDGAINVIVNRFAKKEDGSEASNSSEVG, from the coding sequence ATGAAGCTTATTGGAAAGTTAGTCATTGGTATTATTGCAGGTATTCTTATTGGACTATTGAACATCAACTTTGTAACCCAGTTTTTTGTCACCATTAAAGACATTTTTGGACAATTTATCGGCTTTATTATTCCGTTTATTATTTTATTCTTCATTGCTGCCGGGGTTTCGAAACTAGGAAACAAATCCGGGAAAATGGTTGGTGCTACGGTTGGTACAGCGTATGCGTCCACTATTCTAGCAGGTATCTTTGCGTTTATCATTGCGATTACTGTAATGCCACTAATCAATGCGACTGAGCGCTCAGTCCCCGAGGAAGGATCTGGAGTAGAGGGGTTTCTAGCTTTAGAGATTGAACCTCTTATGGGGGTTATTACGGCTCTTGCAATGGCATTCCTTTTCGGTATCGGTATTGCCAAAACGAACAGTCAATCATTAATGAAAATATTTGATGAAGGTAAAAATATTATTGATTTAGTCATTTCTAAAGTAATCATTCCATTTTTACCTGTATACATAGCTGGTATCTTTGTAGAACTAGCTGCAGAAGGAGCTGTTTTTGATACGTTACAAGTATTTGGTGTTGTATTACTAGTTGCGATAATTTCTCATTGGCTATGGATCACCATTCAATTTGTTACAGCAGGAACACTTACGAAGCAAAATCCATTTGCTCTTATGAAAAATATGCTTCCTGCTTATTTTACTGGATTAGGTACGATGAGTAGTGCAGCAACAATCCCTGTTACGCTTAAGCAAACGAAGAAAAATAATGTTCGAGAAGATGTTGCAAACTTTGGTGTTCCGTTATGTGCAACAATCCACCTTTCGGGTAGTGTCATTACGATCGTTGCTTGTGCTGTTGCGGTTATGCACGTGTTGGGAGACTATACTGTCCCAACTTTTGGAGAAATGCTTCCAGTAATTATGATGCTTGGTATTATTATGATTGCAGCACCAGGTGTACCCGGAGGAGCGATTATGGCTGCACTAGGAGTATTAACTACAATGTTAGGATTCGGTGAGGCAGCTATGGGATTAATGATTGCCTTATACATGGCTCAAGATAGCTTTGGTACGGCAACAAACGTTACAGGTGATGGAGCAATTAACGTCATCGTAAACCGTTTTGCTAAAAAAGAGGATGGGTCTGAAGCCTCTAATTCATCAGAGGTTGGATAA
- a CDS encoding LysM peptidoglycan-binding domain-containing protein: MMLHTVHPGETLWSIANRYNVSLDALMQVNTIHHPNILYIGQTLRIPIHPQTSVKTEPVSEDIALRVSRLEKQVGQLSEQVEFLTRRLQPFGFLRETIKPKGK, from the coding sequence ATGATGTTGCACACCGTTCACCCCGGTGAAACTCTTTGGTCTATTGCAAATAGATATAATGTATCACTTGATGCATTGATGCAAGTAAATACGATTCATCATCCAAACATCCTTTATATCGGACAAACGCTAAGAATCCCAATCCACCCACAAACTTCAGTAAAAACGGAGCCAGTTTCTGAGGATATCGCTTTAAGAGTGTCACGTCTAGAAAAACAAGTAGGTCAGTTATCAGAGCAAGTTGAATTTCTTACACGAAGACTTCAGCCATTTGGCTTTTTACGTGAGACGATAAAGCCAAAAGGAAAATGA
- the istB gene encoding IS21-like element helper ATPase IstB codes for MMNEQTLTKLHEMKLSGMAEAYKEQSSNKEFQKMSFEERFSLLVDLEHSRRKSNKLQRLIKTATFLNSNACIEDLEYHEDRRLDKDLILKLAGCTYIQSSHNIILKGPTGSGKTFLATAFGVSACRQFYNVKYIRLPELLDELSLAKLAADGSYRKLIKKYKKVDLLILDEWLLTDLSTDEAAILLEITESRHKAASTIFCSQIDPSGWHIKLGNETIAEAILDRIIHDSYQILIDGDVSMRERHGLGG; via the coding sequence ATGATGAATGAACAAACACTAACTAAATTACACGAAATGAAATTAAGCGGAATGGCGGAAGCTTATAAGGAACAATCATCAAATAAAGAATTTCAAAAGATGAGTTTCGAAGAACGTTTTAGTTTACTCGTCGATTTAGAACATTCCCGTCGTAAGAGTAATAAGCTCCAACGCTTGATTAAGACAGCAACTTTTTTGAATTCAAATGCATGTATTGAAGATTTGGAATATCATGAAGATCGAAGACTAGATAAAGATTTGATATTAAAACTGGCCGGCTGCACCTATATCCAAAGCAGTCACAACATCATATTGAAAGGACCTACTGGTTCCGGTAAAACATTTTTGGCAACGGCTTTTGGAGTATCTGCTTGTCGCCAATTTTATAATGTTAAATACATTCGCTTACCGGAATTATTGGATGAACTGTCTCTCGCAAAATTAGCCGCAGACGGCAGCTACCGGAAATTGATCAAAAAATATAAGAAAGTAGATTTACTCATCCTTGATGAATGGTTACTGACAGACCTATCAACGGATGAAGCAGCAATCCTATTAGAAATTACAGAATCTCGTCATAAAGCTGCTTCGACGATTTTCTGTTCACAAATTGACCCTAGTGGATGGCATATAAAGTTAGGGAATGAAACAATTGCGGAAGCAATTCTTGATCGTATTATCCATGACTCCTATCAAATTCTGATAGACGGAGATGTTTCTATGCGTGAGCGTCATGGATTAGGTGGGTAA